A region of Dictyostelium discoideum AX4 chromosome 1 chromosome, whole genome shotgun sequence DNA encodes the following proteins:
- a CDS encoding EGF-like domain-containing protein, producing the protein MKINLILLFIYLLFINVNKSQLIEITTSNTLSLSIENPNYSKNFISSYVNYCLIEYQILVFNNGGLGSYLSDFKTTSSIPSLLKSSNDNSTYLYSYNLQVQMDTSLIINLTLTSNNLVQTIYQLNQTCNNVLKENKVVELDVVPFVFNDGFYSLFPVKEEDNDLFLAISSQGDLVYTGFKNYFFMVWGADSTNQGKSLTDKWNRLLSFSNGKTLNITSRSYWDYFQENELPNQPSEISFYPSGLNSSNPMFTDFGSYNAPFVKVKIESEIIKPYFYLCFDFECTSLAPLKPIKGIKGNMTYVSYMFNQITEDYHNYSLSIANKYSITNSIIKTKFKRFKLPLLNINVLESKLQDNPIPLFSIAFNNTSPFKFTTTLYSFNYRNSIIGWPFGFLSGNNLNHTRSITFQKYIDSKEKTSFSFMTPYLGDGPPGLIIDSSENVVNNPPQMISYKFIRVQGFVFILSIDFTSINGIQYFAIDSSVSKSLDNLVKGDIYKGTFEIVIDAVFEYIKLVDTLNFQIYYKLGDIISFNPILRFENPLLLKSLDHTYFDDLWFSTNELDLIDKDNYIIAYINSSKMPQDLLLSSYILDVITQTSIDTNPIIYNSTLGLFTSKFIVKKNNIFGEIFFYFQHSLSGFFLNNAPNSTQLMVNSTVLDNEGPIFSKIETIGNETLLDLNNVNGVVGWNFTITDYLNGFDRGYIKVMGSLDSSTFNFNFTFNDFISGNKFEGVYQLLIPVSTPCSSQQYQIVYVELYDTNQILSKFEPYTGFSPLINPFMYLYENSEDGGYSLMTMVSVLCPSFPEDPSKPVLLSFTSSKSIIDVGLIDRSVTFTFEIIPSQSGIRKNQSPIIYMTSKRLESFECVSKLTDGSNITYAKYTCTTQLPLSFGYPGEIILSVYGIINNGGHYHGFSTVDLLSTSSKGYISTSMTVDQPILTSNLKYYSDDKELTILGRSLSNINKVLIKDVDTESINQTLGIESISFYGSSGIKISNIIPNDKLFDVLVISNSTIESNKLRVSPVYFNLTPSNIEPPITPTPSTPTPSTPIPTNPPQPCPGKPMCGGEKQGYCSAVGTGCICVSPWIGLDCSSKVIIVPPPVINNTDPSVVIPTIPIDENSSISNELPEVLFKSLISLVSIREIDFNEKQVTNHIFDKWIYTPITELKNQYKTSVLNTNITATLEWFNTSTDIEFANQKLTMNPSTIKYTIEVTGEYKFANALNQLQLIMFASFESSKTNEICSNTQFGNTSTGDNSNFLKIQIDNHSLYGRFIKRAIIDGEFRSVSNKLLDSSLNSINSASSIQTYIAITVPQFKNQIIIDPDFSVLLDFNDASSNGATSICNNSSSDGLSTSQLVGIIIGSVAFLLVIIISITYN; encoded by the exons atgaaaataaatttaatattattattcatttatttattatttataaatgttaATAAAAGTCAATTAATAGAAATAACAACAAGTAACACATTATCATTATCGATTGAAAATccaaattattcaaaaaatttcatttcatcTTATgtaaattattgtttaattgaatatcaaattttagtttttaataatggcGGTCTTGGTAGTTATTTATCAGATTTTAAAACAACTTCAAGCATACcaagtttattaaaatcttctAATGACAATTCAACTTATTTATATTCTTACAATCTACAAGTTCAAATGGATACATCActcattataaatttaacacTTACATCAAACAATTTAGTTCAAACAatatatcaattaaatcaaacttGTAATa atgtattaaaagaaaataaagtaGTAGAGTTGGATGTTGTTCCTTTTGTATTTAATGATGGATTTTATTCACTTTTTCCTGTAAAAGAAGAAGacaatgatttatttttagcaaTTTCATCTCAAGGTGATCTTGTGTACACAggtttcaaaaattatttttttatggtATGGGGTGCTGATTCTACCAATCAAGGTAAATCTCTTACTGATAAATGGAATAGATTACTTTCATTTTCTAATGGTAAAACTTTAAACATTACTTCAAGGTCATATTGGGATTATT ttCAAGAAAATGAATTACCAAATCAACCAagtgaaatttcattttatccATCAGGTTTAAATAGTAGTAACCCAATGTTTACTGATTTTGGTTCCTATAATGCACCATTTGTTAAAGTAAAAATTGAATCtgaaattataaaaccatatttttatttatgttttgattttgaatgcACTTCATTAGCACCTTTAAAACCAATCAAAGGTATTAAAGGAAATATGACATATGTTTCCTATATGTTTAACCAAATAACTGAAGATTATCACAATTATTCATTATCAATAgcaaataaatattcaataaccaattcaattataaaaactaaatttaaaa GgtttaaattaccattattgAATATAAATGTTTTGGAAAGTAAATTACAAGATAACCCAATACCATTGTTTTCAATAgcatttaataatacatcaccttttaaatttacaacaactttatattcttttaattatagaaattcaataattggaTGGCCTTTTGGGTTTTTATCaggtaataatttaaatcacaCTCGTTCAATTAcatttcaaaaatatataGATAGTAAGGAGAAAACCAGTTTTTCATTCATGACACCATATCTTGGTGATGGTCCACCCGGTCTGATAATAGATAGCAGTGAAAATGTTGTAAATAATCCACCTCAAATGATatcatataaatttataaggGTTCAAggatttgtttttattttatcaatcGATTTTACTTCAATTAATGGGATACAGTATTTTGCTATTGATTCTAGTGTTTCTAAAAGTTTAGATAATTTGGTCAAAGGTGATATTTACAAAGGTACTTTTGAAATAGTAATTGATGCAGTAtttgaatatattaaattggTCGAtactttaaattttcaaatttactaTAAACTTGGTgatattatttcatttaatccAATATTAAGATTTGAAAACccacttttattaaaat CTTTAGATCATACATATTTTGATGATCTTTGGTTTTCAACCAATGAAttggatttaattgataaagataattACATAATTGCATATATAAATTCCTCTAAAATGCCTCAAGATTTACTTTTATCTTCATATATATTGGATGTAATAACACAGACTAGCATTGATACAAATccaattatttacaattcaACCTTGGGTTTATTTACAAGTAAATTTATtgtaaaaaagaataatatttTTGGTGAAATATTCTTTTACTTTCAACATTCACTttctggtttttttttaaataatgcaCCAAATTCAACTCAATTAATGGTTAATAGTACAG TTTTAGATAATGAAGGACCTATATTCTCAAAGATTGAAACTATTGGAAATGAAACATTACTTGATTTAAACAATGTaaatggtgttgttggttgGAATTTTACTATTACAGATTATCTCAATGGTTTTGATCGTGGTTATATTAAAGTAATGGGATCTTTAGATAGTTCtacatttaatttcaattttacttttaatgatttcatttcaggtaataaatttgaaggagtatatcaattattaattccagTATCAACCCCATGTTCTTCTCAACAATACCAAATAGTTTATGTGGAACTATATGATACAAACCAAATTCTTTCTAAATTTGAACCGTATACAGGTTTCTCTCCTCTAATAAACCCATTTATGTATTTATATGAAAACTCTGAAGATGGAGGTTATTCTTTGATGACCATGGTATCAGTTTTGTGTCCATCTTTTCCTGAGGATCCCTCAAAACCAGTTTTACTATCATTTAcatcatcaaaatcaattattgatgTTGGTTTAATAGATAGATCTGTAACTTTtacttttgaaattatacCAAGCCAAAGTGGTATTAGAAAAAATCAATCACCAATAATTTACATGACTTCTAAAAGATTGGAATCTTTTGAATGTGTATCAAAATTAACAGATGGTAGTAATATCACATATGCAAAATATACATGTACAACTCAATTACCATTAAGTTTTGGATATCCAGGTGAAATAATATTGTCAGTTTAtggtattattaataatggaGGTCATTATCATGGTTTCTCAActgttgatttattatccACTTCATCAAAAGGTTATATAAGTACATCTATGACAGTGGATCAACCAATATTGACTTCAAATTTAAAGTATTATTCCGATGATAAAGAGTTAACCATTTTAGGAAGATCATTATCAAACATTAATAAAGTATTAATAAAAGATGTAGATACAGAATCTATAAATCAAACATTGggaattgaatcaatatctttttatGGTTCATCaggtattaaaatttcaaatattattccaaatgataaattatttgatgtttTAGTAATATCAAACTCAACTATTGAATCCAATAAACTTAGAGTTTCTCcagtttattttaatttaacacCTTCAAATATAGAACCACCTATTACACCAACTCCATCTACACCAACTCCATCAACACCAATCCCAACTAATCCACCTCAACCTTGCCCAGGTAAGCCTATGTGTGGTGGTGAAAAGCAAGGATATTGTTCAGCAGTGGGAACTGGTTGCATTTGCGTATCACCTTGGATCGGTCTGGATTGTAGTTCTAAAGTAATCATTGTACCACCACCAGTTATTAACAATACTGATCCATCAGTTGTAATACCAACAATACCAATTGACGAAAACAGTTCTATTAGTAATGAATTGCCAGAAGTATtgtttaaatcattaatatcattagTATCAATAAGAGAAATAGATTTCAATGAAAAACAAGTTACAAACCATATATTTGATAAATGGATTTATACACCAATTACAGAACTAAAGAATCAATATAAAACATCAGTATTAAATACCAATATAACAGCTACATTGGAATGGTTTAACACTAGTACTGATATTGAATTtgcaaatcaaaaattaacaatgaACCCTTCAACTATTAAATATACAATAGAGGTCACTGGTGAATATAAATTTGCAAATGCATTAAATCaacttcaattaataatgtttGCATCATTTGAATCATCTAAAACCAATGAAATTTGTTCAAATACACAATTTGGTAATACAAGTACAGGcgataattcaaattttttaaaaattcaaatagatAATCATTCATTGTATGGAAGATTCATTAAACGTGCAATTATAGATGGTGAATTTAGAAGTGTGTCAAATAAACTATTAGATTCATCATTAAACTCAATCAATTCAGCATCTTCAATTCAAACATATATAGCTATTACAGTTccacaatttaaaaatcaaattataattgatCCAGATTTCAGTGTGTTATTAGATTTCAATGATGCATCATCTAATGGCGCCACCTCtatttgtaataattcatcatctgATGGTTTAAGTACTTCTCAATTggttggtattattattggttcaGTTGCATTTTTACTTGTAATTATAATATCTATAACCTATAATTAG
- the fslB gene encoding G-protein-coupled receptor family protein (Similar to GPCR): MFNKNNNNNKIIIILKLFLIILIVNNNNNIKTFGLNLPDGYGAGLVDPTATCSNYIGDSIDQPLCNEKLPNYKNIYTSKNITIQYINQKIVEKTFISLTFLQSKCFDLNFAEFGICDIYFPPCFQTPTTITPIKSVSLPQRLCKSACERMVSNCSSLGASLNCSDPLKFPRIATLYNLTDYGFTANGGFFPVPCSDPLATFENKSTTSELIEICPSPLLLFNSSDPKYSADRGYTYLTPTNCVLPCVAPIYTEKKWHQMYNMSKILSTISFVCSIYNVLTFGILNHRRSKYNYCITFFSASVIIITMMDIVTYGIGYEKLLCPEPGRFAVQSDVSCGATGALFHIGITNGVFWWTTMSICLFAVVKRIKLFDFRYFIIFNTTASLISVIIPLAGNAFMAGTGSLACWIRKTWYVNSVFWIPCGIALTIGSVCIILVIYEIYKITKNVSTKDNRMILLQIKPFLCVTLVGGSFYYLFIFNFDNESHSKEYKEKVVDYVMCLLSDTGKECLMAGPNYVAYFVFYFFIRLFGITFFCIYGTSQNARDIWIHSKILNHPNIKPFLLKYNIINFNSMTHYGSGTNPTSNSKNSKNNQNNQNNNSRKEFESKNIELEVNESISKGQTTRGADDEEESNINSASNTSSD, encoded by the exons atgtttaataaaaataataataataataaaataataataattttaaaattatttttaataattttaattgtaaataataataataatattaaaacatttgGATTAAATTTACCAGATGGATATGGAGCAGGATTAGTTGACCCAACAGCAACTTGTTCAAATTATATAGGTGATTCAATTGATCAACCATTATGTAAtgaaaaattaccaaattataaaaacattTATACAAGTAAAAATATAACAATTCAATATATAAATCAGaaaattgttgaaaaaaCTTTTATCTCTTTAACATTTTTGCAATCGAAatgttttgatttaaattttgcaGAATTTGGAATTTgtgatatttattttccaCCATGTTTTCAAACACCTACAACTATAACACCAATAAAAAGTGTATCATTACCACAAAGATTATGCAAATCAGCATGTGAAAGAATGGTTTCCAATTGTTCATCATTGGGTGCATCATTAAATTGTTCAGATCCATTAAAATTTCCAAGAATTGCAACATTGTATAATTTAACCGATTACGGGTTCACAGCTAATGGTGGATTTTTCCCAGTACCTTGTTCAGATCCATTGGCaacttttgaaaataaaagtacAACTagtgaattaattgaaatttgtccatcaccattactattattcaATTCATCGGATCCTAAATATTCGGCAGATAGAGGTTACACATATTTAACACCAACTAATTGCGTATTGCCTTGTGTTGCACCAATTTATACAGAGAAGAAATGGCATCAAATGTATAATATGtctaaaatattatcaacaattagTTTTGTATGTTCAATTTATAATGTACTTACATTTGGTATACTAAATCATAGAAGaagtaaatataattattgtaTAACCTTTTTCTCGGCATctgttattataattacaaTGATGGATATAGTTACCTATGGAATTGGCTATGAGAAATTACTATGTCCAGAACCTGGTAGATTTGCAGTTCAATCAGATGTTTCATGTGGTGCAACAGGTGCCCTATTTCATATTGGTATTACAAATGGTGTATTCTGGTGGACAACAATGTCAATTTGTTTATTCGCTGTtgtaaaaagaattaaactTTTCGATTTTCGTTATTTCATAATTTTCAATACAACTGCTTCATTAATATCTGTCATTATCCCATTAGCAGGCAATGCATTTATGGCTGGTACTGGTTCATTAGCATGTTGGATTAGAAAAACTTGGTATGTAAACAGTGTATTTTGGATACCATGTGGTATTGCTTTAACAATTGGTTCagtttgtattattttagtaatttatgaaatttataaa ATTACTAAAAATGTTTCAACAAAAGATAATAGaatgatattattacaaattaaaCCATTTTTATGTGTAACATTAGTTGGTggatcattttattatttatttatatttaattttgataatgaaagTCATAGCAAagaatataaagaaaaagtagTTGATTATGTAATGTGTTTATTATCAGATACAGGTAAGGAATGTTTAATGGCAGGTCCAAATTATGTAGCCtattttgtattttatttctttataagATTATTTGGTATAACTTTCTTTTGTATATATGGTACATCTCAAAATGCACGTGATATTTGGATTcattctaaaattttaaatcatccaaatattaaaccattcttattgaaatataatattataaacttTAATTCAATGACTCATTATGGTAGTGGTACAAATCCAACttcaaattctaaaaattctaaaaataatcaaaataatcaaaataataattcaagaaaagaatttgaaagtaaaaatattgaattagaagttaatgaatcaatttcaaaaggtCAAACTACAAGAGGtgctgatgatgaagaagaaagtaatattaatagtgcTTCAAATACAAGtagtgattaa